A stretch of Vulpes lagopus strain Blue_001 chromosome 20, ASM1834538v1, whole genome shotgun sequence DNA encodes these proteins:
- the NDUFV3 gene encoding NADH dehydrogenase [ubiquinone] flavoprotein 3, mitochondrial isoform X1: MAASLLLREGRSAALKIMLLEARVFRGLASTVSLCAESGKSEKGLPPNPKKQSPPKNVVERKERGRLLATPTAAELSKNLSSPSSYPSIVNRGRVVASPSTSPDDSMPFTDEGLPEFLSRKTLVEFPQKVLPPFRKQGLDAKVPQESKGRTNDSSSSSSSSTSSSSSSSSDSSSDSESDEEGDASKVDPQMMSRGKEGLPTPQAPRSPESRASKIATAAREKIRSQQVQPDLSPSERPRQAKKKGPTVKPSEDRKDAKPKATTPKLQADKEIVKQNIKEKQMEKILRSSEKDQESQKPLEVKKTFPDPTKSGLSTQPDVSPAPGQSTERTRAAGQLQASPDSRERHFEKQVLEGDGEVAFPLPDKENAGKQVTGGVLEAKEEILEDQTPLQHPKPVPAPDAGVFKQKTTGLEPEGKDGTAEDAAPGLQEQDNTAEPAQAEPFDNTTYRNLQHHDYTPYTFLDLNLDLSKYRMPQPSSGRESPRH; encoded by the exons ATGGCGGCGTCGCTTCTGCTGCGGGAAGGACGGTCCGCGGCGCTGAAG ATTATGCTCCTTGAAGCACGAGTATTTCGAGGACTTGCTTCCACGGTTTCTCTCTGTGCAGAATCAGGGAAGAGCGAAAAGGGACTGCCACCAAATCCCAAGAAGCAAAGTCCACCAAAAA ATGTAGTGGAACGAAAGGAGAGGGGCAGGCTACTCGCCACCCCAACCGCAGCCGAATTGTCTAAAAACTTGTCTTCACCCAGTTCTTACCCGTCAATTGTGAATCGAGGCAGGGTGGTAGCTAGCCCTAGCACCAGTCCCGATGATAGCATGCCATTCACAGATGAAGGGCTTccagagtttttatcaagaaagactttggtagagtttcctcaaaaagttctgCCTCCATTCAGAAAACAGGGTTTGGATGCAAAAGTTCCTCAGGAGAGCAAAGGAAGGACAAATGATTCATCATCATCTTCGTCATCTTCAACATCTTCGTCCAGCTCCTCCAGTTCAGACTCCTCCTCGGATTCAGAGTCTGACGAGGAGGGTGATGCCTCCAAGGTTGATCCTCAGATGATGAGCAGGGGCAAAGAAGGGCTTCCGACACCACAGGCCCCCCGTTCCCCTGAAAGTAGAGCCTCCAAAATTGCAacagcagcaagagagaagatCCGGTCACAGCAAGTGCAGCCAGATCTCAGCCCTTCAGAGAGGCCCCGTCAGGCAAAGAAGAAAGGGCCCACCGTGAAGCCATCAGAGGACAGAAAAGATGCTAAACCAAAAGCTACAACCCCCAAGTTACAAGCAGATAAAGAGATTGTGAagcaaaatataaaggaaaaacaaatggagaaaatacttAGATCAAGTGAAAAAGATCAAGAAAGCCAAAAGCCACTTGAAGTTAAAAAAACCTTCCCTGACCCCACAAAGTCAGGACTGTCTACACAGCCAGATGTCAGCCCAGCACCTGGGCAATCGACAGAAAGAACCAGAGCGGCAGGACAGCTGCAAGCATCTCCTGATTCCAGAGaaagacattttgaaaagcaAGTACTGGAAGGTGACGGGGAGGTGGCATTTCCCCTACCCGACAAGGAAAATGCAGGGAAGCAGGTAACGGGAGGAGTCTTGGAGGCTAAAGAGGAGATTTTGGAAGATCAGACACCACTGCAACATCCAAAGCCAGTTCCTGCCCCTGATGCGGGTGTGTTCAAGCAGAAGACCACAGGTCTGGAGCCTGAGGGGAAGGACGGGACGGCTGAAGACGCGGCGCCAGGCCTGCAAGAGCAGGACAACACAGCGG AGCCTGCTCAAGCCGAGCCGTTCGACAACACCACGTACAGGAACCTCCAGCACCACGACTACACCCCGTACACCTTCTTAGACCTCAACCTGGACCTGTCCAAGTACCGGATGCCTCAGCCCTCTTCGGGTCGGGAGTCGCCTCGCCACTGA
- the NDUFV3 gene encoding NADH dehydrogenase [ubiquinone] flavoprotein 3, mitochondrial isoform X2: MAASLLLREGRSAALKIMLLEARVFRGLASTVSLCAESGKSEKGLPPNPKKQSPPKKPAQAEPFDNTTYRNLQHHDYTPYTFLDLNLDLSKYRMPQPSSGRESPRH, translated from the exons ATGGCGGCGTCGCTTCTGCTGCGGGAAGGACGGTCCGCGGCGCTGAAG ATTATGCTCCTTGAAGCACGAGTATTTCGAGGACTTGCTTCCACGGTTTCTCTCTGTGCAGAATCAGGGAAGAGCGAAAAGGGACTGCCACCAAATCCCAAGAAGCAAAGTCCACCAAAAA AGCCTGCTCAAGCCGAGCCGTTCGACAACACCACGTACAGGAACCTCCAGCACCACGACTACACCCCGTACACCTTCTTAGACCTCAACCTGGACCTGTCCAAGTACCGGATGCCTCAGCCCTCTTCGGGTCGGGAGTCGCCTCGCCACTGA